In Pleurodeles waltl isolate 20211129_DDA chromosome 5, aPleWal1.hap1.20221129, whole genome shotgun sequence, one genomic interval encodes:
- the LOC138297021 gene encoding latent-transforming growth factor beta-binding protein 1-like has translation MDECEQNTDNCSANAECINTDRSYRCVCHSGFLGDGMNCTDVDECANISTCGNASNCKNTFGSFSCQCHQGYREVNGSCKDVDECINQTVCHQHSRCINTEGSFSCRCKTGFTGDGINCTEVDECTLNPPVCPLNSTCLNTVGSYLCNCWPGYTGNGTTCQDVDECLNVTDCHSDAQCVNTQGSYFCRCQKGFLGNGTFCNDIDECLQPLQKSPCHNDSECVNTIGSYVCKCNEGFQSNGTACVDIDECLTNTSHCNEFATCINTIGSYACECKDGFVEDGEHCWDINECLNASAVCHANASCSNTPGAFLCSCHSGFLGNGTTCEDVNECLNNRTCSENAVCANTLGSFQCFCETGYVKAAGSCVDIDECLNSTLYCDDIAMCINQPGSYHCMCPAGYSLRNRTCVDIDECSAAQTQCHHNALCINTLGSYQCSCFPGFIPNGQLCTDIDECLIENGGCHADAQCINTIGHFECQCRAGFLADGNVCTDIDECLSSNGCQDTAQCTNTPGSYTCSCMQESNCSLHFAKGVSFLTFISRYVKL, from the coding sequence ATGGATGAATGTGAACAGAACACAGACAACTGCAGCGCCAATGCTGAGTGCATAAACACTGACAGGTCCTACAGATGTGTGTGTCACAGTGGCTTCCTGGGTGATGGAATGAACTGCACAGATGTGGATGAATGTGCTAATATCTCAACGTGTGGAAATGCTTCCAATTGCAAGAACACATTTGGTTCCTTTTCATGCCAGTGCCATCAAGGTTACAGAGAGGTCAATGGATCTTGCAAAGATGTCGATGAGTGCATTAATCAAACTGTCTGCCATCAACACTCACGCTGCATAAACACGGAAGGCTCTTTTTCCTGCAGGTGCAAAACTGGGTTTACTGGAGATGGGATAAACTGCACAGAGGTGGATGAATGCACCTTGAACCCTCCTGTTTGCCCTTTGAACTCTACGTGCCTCAATACTGTTGGGTCCTACCTGTGTAACTGTTGGCCAGGTTACACAGGCAATGGAACTACTTGTCAAGACGTTGATGAATGTCTCAATGTGACAGACTGTCATTCAGATGCACAATGTGTAAACACACAGGGCTCCTATTTTTGCAGGTGTCAAAAAGGGTTCTTGGGAAACGGTACATTTTGTAACGATATAGATGAATGCTTGCAACCCCTACAAAAATCGCCATGCCACAATGACTCAGAGTGTGTCAATACAATAGGCTCCTACGTATGCAAATGTAACGAAGGATTTCAGAGCAATGGAACTGCCTGTGTAGACATAGATGAATGCCTAACAAATACATCACACTGTAATGAATTCGCCACGTGCATTAACACAATTGGCTCTTATGCATGTGAGTGCAAGGACGGTTTTGTTGAAGACGGTGAGCATTGTTGGGACATTAATGAATGCCTCAACGCATCCGCAGTGTGTCATGCGAATGCTTCGTGCTCCAACACTCCCGGCGCCTTCCTGTGTTCATGTCACTCGGGGTTCCTAGGGAACGGGACAACATGCGAAGATGTGAATGAGTGTCTCAATAACAGGACTTGCTCAGAAAACGCAGTGTGTGCTAACACGCTTGGGTCCTTTCAGTGTTTTTGTGAAACTGGATATGTGAAGGCCGCTGGCAGTTGTGTTGACATCGATGAGTGTTTGAACAGCACTCTCTATTGCGACGACATTGCAATGTGTATCAATCAGCCTGGCTCATATCACTGCATGTGTCCTGCGGGTTACAGTTTGAGAAACCGTACCTGTGTGGATATTGACGAATGTTCAGCAGCACAGACACAATGTCACCATAACGCACTTTGCATAAACACTCTAGGATCCTATCAATGCAGCTGTTTCCCTGGATTTATCCCAAACGGGCAACTGTGCACAGACATTGATGAATGCCTCATAGAAAACGGAGGTTGTCATGCAGATGCCCAGTGCATTAATACAATAGGACACTTTGAGTGCCAATGCCGAGCAGGTTTCCTTGCGGATGGCAACGTATGCACTGATATTGATGAATGCCTGTCTTCCAATGGCTGCCAAGACACAGCGCAATGTACCAACACACCAGGATCGTACACATGCTCGTGCATGCAGGAAAGCAACTGTAGCCTGCACTTTGCCAAAGGTGTGTCCTTTTTGACGTTCATATCACGTTATGTTAAGCTGTAG